In one Pseudomonas sp. Bout1 genomic region, the following are encoded:
- a CDS encoding DeoR/GlpR family DNA-binding transcription regulator, with protein MQNIHADVDLPSLRKQKILLMLERDGKVTASELVDHFAVSQDTIRRDLGELAAAGLLQRVHGGALPRPKDTGKDFFTRFGETTATKRHLAQLAADRVEDGQIVLFDSGTTTLQIAQSLPHSIRLTAVTHSPMIAIALSEHPNVTVILAGGQLNPVTMAASGHEALRLIQGVKADLLFTGVCALHPQVGISSLHFEEVAVKQAMLDSASHVVAVTLADKLGAVEPFVVAPCSRIHTLITEWHVPPGSVEAYECLGLEVMQVDI; from the coding sequence ATGCAAAACATCCACGCTGATGTCGACCTGCCTTCTTTGCGCAAACAAAAAATCCTGCTGATGCTGGAGCGCGACGGCAAAGTCACCGCCTCGGAACTGGTGGACCATTTTGCCGTCTCCCAGGACACCATCCGCCGTGACCTTGGCGAACTGGCCGCCGCCGGCCTGCTGCAACGCGTGCACGGCGGTGCGTTGCCCCGGCCCAAGGACACTGGCAAGGATTTCTTCACCCGTTTTGGCGAAACCACCGCGACCAAACGCCACCTGGCGCAGCTCGCCGCCGACCGTGTGGAAGACGGCCAGATCGTGCTGTTCGACTCGGGCACCACCACCCTGCAAATCGCTCAGTCCTTGCCGCATTCCATCCGGCTCACTGCCGTCACCCACTCACCGATGATTGCCATCGCGCTGTCCGAGCACCCGAACGTCACGGTGATCCTCGCCGGTGGCCAGCTCAACCCGGTGACCATGGCCGCCAGCGGGCACGAAGCATTGCGACTGATCCAGGGCGTCAAGGCCGACCTGCTGTTCACCGGCGTTTGCGCACTGCATCCCCAGGTTGGTATCAGCTCGCTGCACTTCGAGGAAGTGGCGGTGAAACAGGCGATGCTCGACAGCGCTTCCCACGTGGTGGCAGTGACCCTGGCCGACAAACTGGGCGCCGTGGAGCCATTTGTGGTGGCACCGTGCAGCCGCATTCACACGCTGATTACCGAGTGGCACGTACCGCCTGGCAGTGTCGAGGCATATGAATGCCTGGGGCTGGAAGTGATGCAGGTGGACATCTAA
- a CDS encoding alpha/beta hydrolase — MFSRFLSRLGLRWFPLLCMATVIIGLPVSCAVLQHKERELLFRVEPGTASWYSGLPRDVQEFDLKPSSFKSGQNIHGWWWPAAQKDAPAILYLHGVRWNLTGQLFRIEQLRALGFSVLAIDYRGFGQSQGDLPSETSVYEDARIAWERFQVLQPDPAKRVIYGHSLGGAVAIDLAAELGKQAAGNHMPPPVRGLVIESTFTSLADVATAVANTSLPVRWLLSQKFDSIDKIADIHMPLLVVHGLADAFVPPRFSQQLFDAAHEPKRLLLVPGASHNDSMRLGGSSYRQALDSLMQSKRPTQIAGPSTVRPNNS, encoded by the coding sequence ATGTTTTCACGTTTTCTTTCCCGCCTCGGCCTGCGCTGGTTTCCCCTGCTGTGCATGGCCACCGTGATCATTGGCCTGCCGGTGAGTTGCGCAGTGTTGCAACACAAGGAGCGCGAACTGCTGTTTCGCGTCGAACCGGGCACGGCCAGTTGGTACAGCGGGTTACCGCGTGACGTGCAGGAGTTCGACCTGAAACCTTCGAGTTTCAAGTCAGGGCAAAATATTCATGGCTGGTGGTGGCCGGCTGCGCAGAAGGACGCCCCGGCGATCCTCTACCTGCACGGCGTACGCTGGAACCTCACCGGTCAGCTGTTTCGCATCGAACAGCTGCGGGCCCTGGGCTTTTCGGTGCTGGCCATCGACTACCGCGGCTTCGGTCAGAGCCAGGGTGATTTGCCCTCCGAAACCAGCGTTTACGAAGATGCCCGCATTGCCTGGGAACGCTTCCAGGTATTGCAACCCGACCCCGCCAAACGCGTGATCTATGGGCACTCACTGGGCGGCGCGGTGGCCATCGACCTGGCGGCAGAGTTGGGCAAGCAGGCGGCGGGTAACCATATGCCGCCCCCGGTGCGCGGGTTGGTAATCGAGTCCACATTCACCTCCTTGGCGGATGTGGCCACAGCGGTGGCCAACACCTCACTTCCGGTACGCTGGCTGCTCTCACAGAAATTCGACTCCATCGACAAGATCGCCGATATCCACATGCCGCTGCTGGTCGTGCACGGGCTCGCCGACGCCTTTGTGCCCCCACGTTTCAGCCAGCAATTGTTTGATGCCGCACACGAGCCAAAACGCCTGTTGCTGGTGCCCGGTGCCAGCCATAACGACAGCATGCGCCTCGGCGGCAGCAGCTACCGGCAGGCACTGGACAGCCTGATGCAATCCAAGCGGCCAACCCAGATCGCCGGCCCCTCCACCGTGCGCCCGAACAACTCGTAA
- a CDS encoding LysR family transcriptional regulator, whose amino-acid sequence MIETRLLRQFIAVAEELHFHKAALRLHMAQPALSQAINRLEDKLGFALLARDRRGVQLLPAGAAFVQTAYSVLGQLQHGVEHARQVSQGIAGTLTVTSVSIAGYPWLLDTLKQFRLAFPKVRLVIKEMPSARQAKALLDGDADIAFLRYLPGQADNLESRLLLDEPILMALPCDHPHAGDAAVELRDFADTDFVFTPQVLGSGYHQQLIALCEAAGFYPRVVQEADQLHTLIGLVACGFGVALVPESIARSISSDKVVFLPLTAASSSIGLYLNWRTDNSSPLPAHFFCVLEGVL is encoded by the coding sequence ATGATCGAAACCCGCCTGCTGCGCCAATTCATTGCCGTCGCCGAAGAGCTGCACTTTCACAAGGCCGCGCTACGCCTGCATATGGCGCAGCCGGCGTTAAGCCAGGCGATCAATCGGCTGGAAGATAAGCTCGGGTTTGCGCTGCTGGCGCGTGACCGGCGTGGCGTGCAATTGCTGCCAGCCGGGGCGGCGTTTGTTCAAACGGCGTACAGCGTGCTCGGGCAATTGCAACACGGCGTCGAACACGCCCGACAGGTGTCCCAAGGCATCGCCGGTACACTCACCGTCACCTCGGTGTCGATTGCCGGCTACCCATGGTTGCTCGACACCCTCAAGCAGTTTCGCCTGGCGTTTCCCAAGGTTCGGTTGGTGATCAAGGAAATGCCTTCCGCCCGCCAGGCCAAGGCGCTACTGGACGGCGATGCGGATATCGCGTTCCTGCGTTATCTGCCGGGCCAGGCAGACAACCTCGAGTCCCGCCTGCTGCTGGATGAGCCGATCCTGATGGCGCTGCCCTGTGACCATCCCCACGCCGGCGACGCCGCTGTCGAGCTGCGGGATTTCGCCGATACCGATTTCGTGTTCACGCCACAGGTTTTGGGCAGTGGCTATCACCAGCAGTTGATCGCCTTGTGCGAGGCCGCAGGCTTCTACCCGCGCGTGGTCCAGGAAGCGGATCAGTTGCACACCCTGATCGGCCTCGTGGCCTGCGGGTTTGGCGTGGCGCTGGTGCCGGAGTCGATCGCCCGTTCGATAAGCAGTGACAAGGTGGTGTTTCTTCCCCTCACCGCCGCGTCGTCCAGCATCGGGCTCTACCTCAATTGGCGCACCGACAATTCTTCGCCGTTACCCGCGCACTTCTTCTGCGTACTGGAAGGAGTGCTGTAA
- a CDS encoding SDR family oxidoreductase: MDFTGKTAIVTGAARGLGFSYARELARLGAQVVISDIGADTQGEGADPQVVLTAALALQNEGLQVVGHTGDLCHEAGCRELIECAISHFGQLDILIHNAGWVGYQPIEDADEAIIRRAMGINAYAPIWLAKHAWRYLRQSAAPRIVLTTSDRAMYTQYAQPGLVAYSAGKMAQLGIMNALSGEGAEAGILVNAISPVAKTRLWGVTGEPDNLKPEWVTPGVIFLASALCQDSGYIVRASNGQFTATRFAENPDVGYPIDLARVKASDATQVAALWGAIKDC; the protein is encoded by the coding sequence ATGGACTTTACAGGTAAAACCGCAATCGTGACCGGTGCCGCCCGGGGCTTGGGGTTCAGTTATGCACGTGAGTTGGCACGCCTGGGAGCGCAGGTGGTGATCAGTGATATTGGGGCCGACACGCAAGGCGAGGGTGCTGATCCGCAAGTGGTTTTGACCGCCGCGCTGGCGCTTCAGAATGAAGGTTTACAGGTGGTTGGCCACACGGGCGACCTGTGCCATGAAGCGGGTTGCCGAGAACTGATCGAATGCGCCATCTCGCATTTCGGACAGCTCGATATTCTGATCCACAATGCTGGCTGGGTCGGCTATCAACCCATTGAGGACGCCGACGAGGCGATTATCCGGCGAGCGATGGGCATCAATGCCTACGCACCGATATGGCTGGCCAAGCACGCCTGGCGCTACCTCAGGCAATCCGCCGCGCCACGCATCGTGCTGACCACTTCTGACCGTGCGATGTACACACAATACGCCCAGCCGGGGTTGGTGGCCTACAGCGCGGGCAAGATGGCGCAGTTGGGAATCATGAATGCGCTGAGTGGGGAAGGGGCCGAGGCTGGGATCCTGGTCAATGCCATCTCGCCTGTGGCCAAGACTCGTCTGTGGGGCGTGACCGGCGAGCCTGACAACCTCAAGCCCGAATGGGTGACGCCCGGGGTGATTTTCCTGGCCTCGGCGTTGTGCCAGGACAGCGGCTACATCGTGCGCGCCAGTAATGGCCAGTTTACCGCGACGCGTTTTGCCGAGAATCCGGATGTCGGGTACCCGATTGACCTGGCGCGGGTTAAAGCGTCGGATGCGACGCAAGTCGCGGCGTTATGGGGGGCTATCAAGGACTGTTGA
- a CDS encoding DeoR/GlpR family DNA-binding transcription regulator — translation MLTQQRKQHLLDTLHRDGRLVAKELSQALEVSEDTIRRDLREMAKEGLLLRVHGGALPASPAMADFSVREHLVPEEKITIGRAAAQIVQPGQVVFIDGGTTCLQLAHHLPKDLGATVITHSPSIAMALVGHPQIEVIMLGGRLFRHSLVGVGAATLEAIGRINADLYFMGVCSVHPSAGLSTGDYEEAVIKRALCHAAAETIVLATSEKLNTASPYQVAELAQVSAIVALASTPRALLQPYEAQGLTLYLA, via the coding sequence ATGTTGACCCAACAACGTAAACAACATCTGCTGGATACGCTGCACCGCGACGGCCGGCTGGTGGCCAAAGAGTTGAGCCAGGCACTGGAGGTTTCCGAAGACACAATACGCCGCGACCTGCGAGAGATGGCCAAGGAAGGTTTGTTGCTGCGGGTGCACGGCGGCGCCTTGCCGGCTTCGCCCGCAATGGCGGATTTTTCGGTGCGCGAGCACCTGGTTCCCGAAGAAAAAATCACCATTGGCCGTGCGGCCGCGCAAATTGTGCAGCCCGGACAGGTGGTGTTTATCGATGGCGGTACCACCTGCCTGCAACTGGCCCATCACTTGCCAAAGGACTTGGGCGCCACGGTGATCACACACAGCCCCTCGATTGCCATGGCGCTGGTGGGGCACCCACAGATTGAAGTCATCATGCTCGGCGGACGCTTGTTTCGCCACTCGCTGGTAGGGGTGGGCGCGGCCACGCTGGAGGCCATCGGGCGGATAAATGCAGACCTGTATTTCATGGGAGTGTGCAGCGTGCACCCCAGTGCAGGCTTGTCTACCGGCGACTATGAAGAGGCAGTGATCAAGCGCGCGTTATGCCACGCCGCCGCAGAAACCATCGTGCTGGCCACCTCAGAAAAGCTCAATACCGCATCGCCCTACCAGGTGGCAGAGCTGGCACAGGTCAGCGCGATCGTCGCGTTGGCCAGTACCCCCCGTGCACTGCTGCAACCCTATGAAGCCCAAGGGCTGACGCTGTATCTCGCGTGA
- the nudK gene encoding GDP-mannose pyrophosphatase NudK, which produces MENSPVRIQAEELLSDNWYVLKKYTFDLRRRDGRWQSQTREIYDRGNGATVLLYNRERRTVLLIRQFRMPTYVNGYHGYLIESAAGLLDNASPEERIRLEAEEETGYRVGHVEKIYSAFMSPGSVTERIHFFIGEYRPGDRVGEGGGLEDEGEDIEVLELGFEAALAMVHSAEIVDGKTIMLLQYLELRMLKEGW; this is translated from the coding sequence ATGGAAAACAGCCCTGTTCGCATTCAGGCCGAAGAATTGCTCTCGGATAACTGGTATGTGCTGAAGAAGTACACCTTTGACCTGCGCCGCCGCGACGGCAGGTGGCAGTCGCAGACCCGTGAAATCTATGACCGGGGCAATGGCGCGACGGTTCTGCTGTACAACCGCGAGCGGCGCACGGTGTTGCTGATTCGTCAGTTTCGCATGCCCACCTATGTCAACGGTTACCACGGCTACTTGATCGAGTCCGCTGCTGGTTTGCTGGACAATGCCAGCCCTGAGGAACGTATTCGCCTGGAGGCGGAAGAAGAGACGGGGTACCGCGTGGGTCACGTGGAAAAAATCTATTCGGCGTTCATGAGTCCGGGTTCGGTGACTGAGCGCATTCACTTTTTTATCGGCGAATACCGGCCGGGTGACCGGGTTGGTGAGGGTGGTGGGCTGGAGGATGAGGGTGAGGATATCGAGGTACTCGAACTGGGGTTCGAGGCCGCCCTGGCCATGGTACACAGCGCTGAGATTGTCGATGGCAAGACCATCATGCTGTTGCAGTATCTTGAGTTGCGGATGTTAAAAGAGGGTTGGTGA
- a CDS encoding hotdog fold domain-containing protein, giving the protein MSQYLSLYNSVGAEAFSKMACQMAPYFSTINPLMTQLRPGLASVEVPFSKAITNHLGTVHAIAMCNAAELAAGTMTDVSIPPGARWIPKGMTVEYLAKAKSSVTATASGEGVDWQTPGDKVVPVEILDAEGKLVFTARITMDVKLG; this is encoded by the coding sequence ATGAGTCAATACCTGAGCCTGTACAACAGCGTCGGTGCCGAAGCGTTCAGCAAAATGGCGTGCCAGATGGCGCCCTACTTCAGCACCATCAACCCCCTGATGACGCAGTTGCGTCCGGGGTTGGCGTCGGTGGAGGTGCCGTTCAGCAAGGCGATTACCAACCACCTGGGGACCGTGCATGCGATCGCCATGTGCAACGCTGCGGAGTTGGCAGCGGGCACCATGACTGACGTTTCCATACCACCGGGTGCGCGCTGGATTCCCAAGGGGATGACGGTGGAGTACCTGGCCAAGGCCAAAAGCAGTGTGACGGCGACGGCCAGTGGCGAGGGGGTTGACTGGCAGACGCCGGGGGACAAGGTAGTGCCGGTCGAGATACTGGATGCGGAGGGGAAATTGGTGTTTACCGCGCGGATAACCATGGATGTGAAGTTGGGGTGA
- a CDS encoding TetR/AcrR family transcriptional regulator: MQTPDLLQRCFPGRRAELKRDIFKTALDLFNEQGLEATTIEMIRAQCDTSVGAIYHHFGNKEGLVAALFFNALEDQAELRARYLASAETAKEGVYALVHSYVDWVDSEPQWARFQYHARFAVTKGPFAAELENRNQARNALLKEWMDQPGRGDQLNQVPGELLPSLIIGQADSYCRAWLAGRAASSPRLYREALAEAAWRSVSGA, translated from the coding sequence ATGCAAACCCCGGATCTGCTCCAGCGTTGCTTCCCTGGCCGAAGGGCCGAATTGAAGCGCGATATCTTCAAGACCGCACTCGACCTGTTCAACGAACAAGGCCTTGAAGCCACCACCATCGAGATGATTCGCGCGCAGTGCGACACCAGCGTGGGCGCGATCTATCACCACTTCGGTAACAAGGAAGGCCTGGTCGCCGCGTTGTTTTTTAACGCGCTGGAGGATCAGGCCGAATTGCGCGCACGCTATCTTGCGTCGGCCGAGACGGCGAAGGAGGGTGTGTATGCGCTTGTCCACAGCTACGTCGACTGGGTGGACAGCGAACCGCAATGGGCGCGCTTCCAGTACCACGCGCGCTTCGCCGTGACCAAGGGGCCGTTCGCCGCCGAGCTGGAAAACCGCAACCAGGCACGTAATGCCTTACTCAAGGAATGGATGGACCAGCCCGGCCGTGGTGACCAGCTCAATCAGGTGCCCGGCGAACTGTTGCCGTCGTTGATCATCGGCCAGGCCGACAGTTATTGCCGTGCCTGGCTAGCCGGGCGGGCAGCCAGTAGCCCGCGGCTCTACCGCGAGGCCCTGGCCGAGGCCGCATGGCGTTCGGTGAGTGGCGCTTAG
- the gudD gene encoding glucarate dehydratase codes for MNTEHQHHAASAPLVTGLQVIPVAGHDSMLLNLSGAHGPFFTRNIVILTDSAGRTGVGEVPGGERIRETLEDARSLVIGKPIGQYQSILNAMRQTFAARDSAGRGLQTFDLRITIHAVTAMEAALLDLLGQFLEVPVAALLGEGQQRDAVKMLGYLFYVGDRQQTDLAYRSEDNAEDWFRLRHEQAMTPESIVRLAEAAKAQYGFNDFKLKGGVLRGAEEIEAVTALAERFPDARITLDPNGAWSLKEAIALCRDQHHVLAYAEDPCGAENGYSGREVMAEFRRATGLPTATNMIATDWREMGHAIQLQSVDIPLADPHFWTMQGSVRVAQMCHEWGLTWGSHSNNHFDISLAMFTQVAAAAPGEITAIDTHWIWQDGQRLTQAPLKIVDGHIRVPAKPGLGVDIDMDAVAQAHELYKGMGLGARNDSVAMQFMIPGWAFDNKRPCLVR; via the coding sequence ATGAACACAGAACACCAGCACCACGCGGCCAGCGCACCGCTTGTTACCGGCCTGCAAGTCATCCCGGTGGCCGGCCACGACAGCATGCTGCTCAACCTCAGCGGCGCCCACGGGCCGTTTTTCACCCGTAATATTGTGATTCTCACCGACAGCGCCGGCCGTACCGGGGTCGGCGAAGTACCGGGCGGCGAACGCATCCGCGAAACCCTGGAAGACGCTCGCAGCCTGGTGATCGGCAAACCTATCGGCCAATACCAGAGCATCCTCAACGCCATGCGCCAAACCTTCGCCGCGCGGGATTCAGCCGGCCGGGGTTTGCAGACGTTTGACCTGCGTATCACCATTCATGCCGTTACGGCGATGGAAGCGGCACTGCTGGATTTGCTCGGCCAATTTCTCGAAGTGCCGGTGGCCGCGCTGCTGGGCGAAGGTCAGCAGCGCGATGCGGTGAAGATGCTCGGCTACCTGTTCTACGTTGGCGATCGTCAGCAAACCGACCTTGCGTATCGCAGCGAAGACAACGCCGAAGACTGGTTCCGCCTGCGTCACGAGCAAGCCATGACGCCCGAATCCATCGTACGCCTGGCCGAAGCCGCCAAGGCGCAATACGGCTTCAATGACTTCAAACTCAAGGGCGGCGTACTGCGCGGCGCCGAAGAAATCGAAGCGGTCACCGCCCTGGCCGAGCGCTTCCCCGATGCACGCATCACCCTGGACCCAAACGGCGCCTGGTCGCTGAAAGAAGCCATCGCCCTGTGCCGCGATCAACATCACGTACTGGCCTACGCCGAAGACCCTTGCGGTGCAGAAAACGGTTACTCCGGGCGCGAAGTCATGGCGGAGTTCCGGCGTGCCACCGGGCTGCCTACCGCCACCAACATGATCGCCACCGACTGGCGGGAGATGGGCCACGCGATCCAGTTGCAGTCGGTGGATATTCCCCTCGCCGACCCGCACTTCTGGACCATGCAAGGCTCGGTGCGGGTGGCGCAGATGTGCCATGAATGGGGCCTGACCTGGGGCTCGCACTCCAACAATCACTTCGACATTTCCCTGGCGATGTTCACCCAGGTAGCCGCCGCCGCGCCGGGAGAAATCACTGCCATTGACACCCACTGGATCTGGCAGGACGGCCAGCGGCTGACCCAGGCCCCATTGAAGATTGTCGACGGCCATATCCGGGTACCGGCCAAACCGGGCCTGGGTGTGGACATCGACATGGACGCCGTGGCCCAGGCTCACGAGCTGTACAAGGGCATGGGCCTGGGTGCGCGCAATGACAGCGTGGCGATGCAGTTCATGATTCCGGGCTGGGCGTTTGATAACAAACGGCCGTGCCTGGTGCGCTGA
- a CDS encoding MFS transporter: protein MNPSSPATAAPASDPVLARAIKKVKSHVLPLFVIMFIVNYIDRVNIGFVRTHMEHDLGIGAAAYGFGAGLFFIGYALFEVPSNMLLQKVGARIWLTRIMFTWGVTATLMAFIQNETHFYILRFLLGVAEAGFFPGVIYYFTRWLPGVERGKAIAIFLSGSALASLISGPLSGVLLQITGLSLHGWQWMYIIEGMASVLLCFFVWFWLDSKPHDAKWLSLEEKDALVGEIDREQRERDAATTVKPTLGKLLKDRQIMLFCGLYFCIQLTIYAATFWLPSIIKKMGDLSDIQVGFYNSIPWLISIIAMYAFAALAGKFKFQQAWVAVALLIAAVGMFLSTTGGPIFAFIAICFAAIGFKSASSLFWPIPQGYLDARIAAAVIALINSIGNLGGFVAPTTFGFLEQTTGSIQGGLYGLAGTSILAAILVFFAKTLPGPSTSSVLQPAPVLSK from the coding sequence GTGAACCCTTCCAGCCCTGCGACAGCTGCGCCTGCCTCCGACCCCGTCCTGGCCCGCGCGATCAAGAAAGTGAAGAGCCACGTGCTCCCGCTGTTCGTGATCATGTTCATCGTCAACTACATCGACCGCGTCAACATTGGCTTTGTGCGTACCCATATGGAGCACGACCTGGGCATCGGTGCAGCCGCCTACGGCTTCGGTGCCGGGTTGTTTTTCATCGGTTATGCGCTGTTTGAAGTGCCGTCCAACATGCTCCTGCAAAAAGTCGGCGCGCGCATCTGGCTCACCCGCATCATGTTCACCTGGGGCGTCACCGCCACGCTGATGGCGTTTATCCAGAACGAAACCCACTTCTACATCCTGCGCTTTTTGCTGGGCGTGGCCGAAGCCGGCTTCTTCCCGGGAGTGATCTACTACTTCACCCGCTGGTTGCCTGGGGTCGAACGCGGCAAGGCGATTGCGATTTTCCTCAGCGGCTCGGCCCTGGCCTCGTTGATCTCCGGCCCGCTGTCCGGGGTGCTGCTGCAAATCACCGGGCTGAGCCTGCATGGCTGGCAATGGATGTACATCATCGAAGGCATGGCCTCGGTGCTGCTGTGCTTTTTTGTGTGGTTCTGGCTCGACTCCAAACCCCACGACGCCAAGTGGTTGAGCCTTGAAGAAAAGGACGCGCTGGTGGGCGAGATCGACCGTGAACAGCGCGAGCGCGATGCAGCCACCACGGTCAAGCCGACCCTGGGCAAGCTGCTCAAGGACCGCCAGATCATGCTGTTCTGTGGCCTGTACTTTTGCATCCAGTTGACCATCTATGCCGCCACGTTCTGGCTGCCGAGCATCATCAAAAAGATGGGCGACCTGAGCGACATCCAGGTGGGCTTCTACAACTCGATTCCCTGGTTGATTTCGATCATCGCGATGTACGCGTTCGCCGCGTTGGCGGGCAAGTTCAAGTTCCAGCAAGCGTGGGTCGCCGTCGCCCTCTTGATCGCCGCGGTCGGCATGTTCCTGTCCACCACCGGCGGGCCGATCTTTGCCTTTATCGCCATCTGCTTCGCGGCGATTGGCTTCAAGTCAGCGTCCTCGCTGTTCTGGCCGATTCCCCAGGGTTACCTGGATGCCCGCATCGCTGCGGCGGTGATCGCGCTGATCAACTCCATCGGCAACCTTGGCGGGTTTGTCGCGCCCACCACCTTTGGTTTTCTGGAACAGACCACTGGTTCGATCCAGGGCGGTTTGTATGGTTTGGCGGGCACCTCGATCCTCGCCGCAATCCTGGTGTTCTTCGCCAAAACCCTACCCGGCCCGAGCACCAGCAGCGTGCTGCAACCCGCCCCCGTCTTGAGCAAATAA
- a CDS encoding FadR/GntR family transcriptional regulator, protein MQNDNTAPHRKGLAHDIVTALTQQILLGQMMPGEKLPSESAIVGEYGVSRTVVREALSKLQAAGLVETRHGVGTFVLARDERQGLHLTHDTAASVRGILELRMGLETQAAALAALRRTDEQLQQMRQALDDYQDSLAHNDSAVEPDVRFHRLIAQATGNTCFTDVIYHLGHSVIPRTRINAEERGDVDLMELGRVANLEHEAILKAIRRQDPDAARAAMLLHLSNSLERMTGE, encoded by the coding sequence ATGCAAAACGACAACACGGCCCCTCATCGCAAGGGCTTGGCCCATGACATCGTCACCGCGCTGACTCAACAGATTCTGCTGGGGCAGATGATGCCGGGAGAGAAGCTGCCGTCCGAATCCGCCATCGTTGGCGAGTACGGTGTCAGCCGCACCGTGGTGCGCGAAGCACTCTCCAAATTGCAGGCCGCCGGGCTGGTAGAAACGCGCCACGGCGTCGGCACCTTCGTGCTGGCGCGCGACGAACGCCAGGGCCTGCACCTGACCCACGACACCGCCGCCAGTGTGCGCGGCATTCTTGAATTGCGCATGGGCCTGGAAACCCAGGCAGCGGCGCTGGCTGCCTTGCGCCGTACCGACGAACAGCTGCAGCAGATGCGCCAGGCGCTGGATGACTACCAGGATTCACTGGCCCACAACGACAGCGCCGTTGAGCCGGACGTGCGCTTCCATCGCCTGATCGCCCAGGCCACCGGCAACACCTGTTTCACCGACGTGATTTATCACCTGGGCCACTCGGTAATCCCGCGTACCCGAATCAATGCCGAAGAACGCGGCGACGTGGACTTGATGGAACTGGGGCGTGTGGCGAACCTGGAACACGAGGCGATACTGAAAGCCATCCGCCGCCAGGACCCGGACGCGGCCAGAGCGGCCATGCTGTTGCATCTAAGCAACAGCCTGGAGCGGATGACCGGAGAGTAG
- a CDS encoding LysE family translocator → MSLIISMAAFALATSITPGPVNVVAISSGARFGFAASQKHVAGAALGFTLLLVLIGLGLHQVLVRWPLLTQLIQWGGVAFLLYMAWKLAVDDGRLQADGTATAPSMLYGAIMQWLNPKAWLACVAGMGLFVADGDVQQVWLFATIYLVICYLSVACWAYAGTFLRRYLSNPPGVRLFNRSMAALLVASVGYLLLA, encoded by the coding sequence ATGAGCTTGATCATTTCCATGGCTGCCTTCGCCCTGGCCACGTCCATCACGCCGGGGCCGGTGAATGTGGTGGCTATCAGTTCAGGGGCGCGGTTCGGGTTTGCCGCCAGCCAAAAGCATGTGGCGGGGGCTGCGTTGGGATTCACGTTGCTGCTGGTATTAATCGGCCTGGGGCTGCATCAGGTGCTGGTGCGCTGGCCGCTGCTGACCCAACTGATTCAATGGGGCGGGGTGGCGTTCCTGTTGTACATGGCCTGGAAACTGGCGGTTGACGATGGGCGCCTGCAGGCTGACGGCACGGCCACAGCGCCGTCAATGTTGTATGGGGCGATCATGCAGTGGCTCAACCCCAAGGCGTGGCTGGCGTGCGTGGCGGGGATGGGGTTGTTCGTGGCCGATGGTGATGTGCAACAAGTCTGGCTGTTTGCGACGATCTACCTGGTGATTTGCTACCTGTCGGTGGCGTGCTGGGCCTACGCCGGCACGTTCCTGCGGCGCTACCTGAGTAACCCGCCGGGTGTGCGCCTGTTCAATCGCTCGATGGCGGCCCTGCTGGTGGCCAGCGTCGGGTATCTTCTGCTCGCCTGA